In Anaerolineales bacterium, the following proteins share a genomic window:
- a CDS encoding GNAT family N-acetyltransferase, whose translation MNLDELQVTHNLAENRFETWIEGRLSKLDYIEDGNTIVMTHVGVNPQDRGQGIAGKITDVALAYAREKSLRVIPMCSYVAAHIRANPEYVELTRQRA comes from the coding sequence ATGAACCTTGATGAACTTCAAGTCACTCACAACTTGGCTGAGAACCGTTTCGAAACATGGATCGAAGGTCGGCTCTCGAAGTTGGATTACATCGAAGACGGCAACACCATTGTGATGACGCACGTCGGCGTAAACCCGCAAGATCGCGGTCAGGGCATTGCCGGCAAAATCACGGATGTCGCGCTAGCGTACGCGCGGGAGAAGTCGTTGCGAGTGATTCCGATGTGTTCGTATGTGGCGGCGCACATTCGGGCGAATCCAGAGTATGTTGAGTTGACAAGG